The DNA region cacagtgttatgtATTTCATGCATAGTCTAGAAGTTCTTTTCATGCATTAATAGATAAATTGTAATGAAGAATGCACCCacatttttaatgcaaaatatttgaattgaatTACATCTACCAAACGAGACTTTAAAATAGAATTCTTCACCTGAATTACGTTTAGTTTCATGATTCTTCATTCAAGAAATTATGTCTAGTGCTGGGGATATCGGCTAGATATTGTAAGTCTTTCACTCTGACAACAGCAATATTAGCAAGTGTTAATCCTCCTTTAAATTGTCTTTTCTGActcacaatattttcattttcatataaaattcatGACTTCTTTTGCTGGTTTTGATTAAGAAATTGAAACCACGAATTCTTTTCTCAATTTACACTTCACTTGCCCACACACTTCATCAATAAAATGATTGGTTGTCTCACACGCCGGGAACCCTACACTTGACTTTAGAAAGCAAACTTATTGAAACCAGCTTCGTTAAATGAGGGAAATGTAGAACCATATCTTAATTAACAACTGAAGAGCTTGACTTTAGGTCGTTGTATTTAACAGCAATGCACGACGTAGgcttgtctatttcattgccaGCCACACAGACATggatctttgaaatcaacacgaaTTTTCTGGCTTTTAAgcaaagactacgcaatcggtgtgtatttcgcttgaaaccgtgtcatttttaaacttgtttttacGCAACGTCCTACCTAAGGAAGGAGTTctaaatgattctatcagttgaATCAAATGACTTCCTTGTTTTCGCATAAaagtcaggtcaaggtcactaccttttttcCTTAAGagaggaaaaaataaatgtagtttttttttgcagttatctaattaaaatatgaagatgtttttctttaatgaaatgatagaaCATCAGAATGTCTACCAACTTACACTACTAAACtgaaatgattatttaaacTGGAATTGAttttgcttagcccgcatttcctctaattttcttaaattttgaagatatttcgattattttttcatgcttccaatattaaaatatttttgatttttacaagTTATAAAGACTTTACATAAAGATATTAATTGACAGAAAatctaatatattgaccatttgaTAAGGGAAAACAAAtgattttagtaattttttcacacaaatcaatgtatagaatggacgcttaaaaaagcttataaaaatgtaatttgagaggtaaatcatattttaaaaacatattctgaaactcAAGTATCATATTAATAGTTCACAGTAGTTAAAAATCCAACatttatgttattgtttttaaaaagtgctaaaacagactcattaatctacagcaattctgaaatgcgaaacatgtgatattttcctacgccaatattccgccaaaaatatagtccatgttagattctaaacattgataactatttctatgccaagttgtatgatagtaaaaaagaaagaaaaatatactattttaatttccttccatcttcatttaatgaacaattaatcaaatttacgtttgacgagtcgaaaccagaaaagactccttccttaaggtctaaagtcttgttaaaatgtttctatattccaagattttaataaatttaattgcCAAAATATAGACTCCATTATTCTTTAGATGCCAATTGTTGTTAAGGGGCAAATAGGCATTTAAGCTTGCTCAGAAATCGTCAAAATTATCTATGCAATTATAACTGAAGCTGTGGCAATCGATGAAAGATAAAATGCTATTAATTGGTAACAATTTACCTCCAGTTAACAGTTGAACAACATGGAACTGCTATTACCTCGGTAGGCAAGAAAATGCCATTTAGGTTACAGAGCTCGTCCTTGTCAATGTTGGGCTCCACCGTGGCTGCCACTAATCCTTGCCCAAGCCCATTTTCTGAGCCAGCTCTATAGATACCTTCAATCTCTAACCAATCTCCTTATATTTATCTATAGatgttttacaataattttaccctttttcaaaattaagaaCATCATAAACATATACGTGTATAATGATGTTAATGGCGAAATTATCTGGAGCCTTTCACCACATATATCTTTGATGTAAACGTCTCGATTACCTATCCCACCATACTTGTCCCGGAAACAATTAGATAAATACCTTGGACACTTATTGTTGTCTTTGTGCTTGATATAGTTAATTAGTTTTCAATCATTATTGCCCCTTTGTATGAAACGTAACAGGGTTACATGAGTCCAAATAAAGATTTCAGACAAGATCGAATACGAATACTTTTACGCTTACTCCACgatttttagataatttttatgatttttttatcttctgGAGAATATGATATTTGCACAAGTACAATGTATGCTTTAGTTTCAATATGTCATTATATGAAACTCTCATTTCTTATAGGTATTTATTTTTCGTGTTCAAAAATTGTAACAATACTGAACTTTATTTAACGTACGTGTTCTTCtgtgtttatataatttttaaagcgctaagcatagctcagcgctttattgtcgttagacttctatttccggtgcaaggaataactgccctctatgagcagaaatatacatcatttaaactggtaagaggtatagggaaccagttatctgggtgacggaaatggccgagtagatacgattggtttgcggggcttacgtacatcagcacgggatgctacgcagtgatgaaaaaatatagtgcgtattcagaagctaaaatatagaaaactaaaatgtgataaattactgttcaaaaggtataattcgtgattttaacatattgtttttcaggcaagtatccatatacaagtcgtgttcagctttaattcacatcatcttaagaaagtaacatatatttaaagaaatctggccttcgatactttaaattgatattcattaaacataaaccaaaatttcaataaggctcatttccgtctacgcttgcacacagtaaattttcttagaactaagctaggttagcgcttttcagtactttcagtactttgattatatttGAAGTCAATTGCttaaaaatatcgttttctCGATATATATTTCCTACTCGGgttaatatttgacaaaaatgaGAGATTTTGAATTGTATATGCACGTGTTTATGTCAATTGCTGTTTCTTTCCCCGCTTATGTCCAGTGTTGTTAATAACGCCATGACTCGTttaataaacaagaaaaacccAGATAAACTCAGTATGTGTCGATGCACCTAGAACTTCTATGGTAGGTGTGTGTTTGGGTCAACACTCGGTAGGAAGTCTAAGTCTGATACTTACCTTATACATATACGTATTTGGCATTTCTACACTTATTTGTGTTCAATTGTGGAACATTAGCTACATTAAAGGAGTAGAATTACTcccaatgtatatatataattaatgacTAGCTGGGTCCATGTACGAGATTACATACCAGGAACCTGATCTGAACACACCGTCTTCCGAATGTTCACTTTGATTAGACCATCTAAATTATGGTATTGGAATGAAACCCGAGTCAAAGGAATCATATTGGTACACATTTTCAGGCAATTTATGTAGGGTGTAATCATTCCTACTTCACTGGAATCATACTAATGAAGAAAGCGACAGTCATGTTAGATGTACACTTTGTGTCAAACAGAAAGGCTACTTATCAGTTCAGGCAGGcctttatcattttaacagTGTATCGATCAATTAATAGATAATTATAAAACACAGTAATAGTTTATATACTTCAATTAGAAATGTCATATTCTTGTAAACATTGGTTCAAACGGTTATCAAAATCTAAATTatgtatgggggggggggggggatttggaGGTGAAAGCGGTTATCACATTCAAAATCTAAATGAATTCGATTGTTTGGAGTATTCAAAAGAAGGAGGGGTacgggtaaaaaaaaaatatgctattGGGAGGGAGAAGTGAAGGTCATTTATTACTCCACAAAGACGAGTGGATTATACATTCCGGGTTTGTTTTCCAATCACCGGTGATCATTGATTGGCGTTGTTTTAAATTCGCCCTTATACACAGTAAACTGTTGTGATTAAAGAAAAGATTTGTTTGGGCCAAAATAAAACGGGTAAAAGTTATCATTCATGCATATGTTCACTGTTTTCAAAAGTAATACAAtaatgaaatgcattcctatttcaatttgttcaaaGGCGATAACCTAttcagtatttttaaaaattattctattAGCAAAAATTGCACAGGGTTGCATGTTACCATGATATAAGTGACATgtagaaacaaaatatatttgcatttattcacgaacatcaaaaataaacaaacatgaaaaataGATTGTGATAAGATAGAGAGCTGTTTTGGTAGACAAATAGGAGAATTTTCATATCAGTAAACATTTGATAcagttcaaatttatttttggtctGAAGTATGTTGTACAATTATGCTAAAACAACGTAAAACATCAGCTTTAAAGGTCATATAATGattaaacaacaacaaacgcAGGAAATTGTCTATTTCCGTGAATATGCACGTTTTACAGAATGAAAATAGAATCAAAAAATACATACGTAATTgtataaaacactttaaaaaaaactaatctTAGATCTAAAAACGACATCAGAGCCATTTTTTGATGTTATGGagagaacaaaaacaaaaagaaatctTTGAAGGCAGAAAACCACAATCTAGCGAATAATGAATATTTACTATTGATTGATTTTGCATTTCATTCTGTCTAGTAGAATAGCTCGGAAATCGGGGCTCAGATAAATATACACGAAAATGTTTACACTACTGTTGATTAAGGTACATAAGTCAAGCAAATCACCGACGCCTGAGAACAGAAGAAAGTAAAAAAGATGTCCGTCATCGCCATGGAAACCAGAAATAAAAGACATGATGCCAATAGGGAGTTCTGTAAAGACGTAAATGAAGGCAATGACGGTGAGCATTTTGGTCGTCTGGTTGTATGCGTCCCCAGATGAGACACCTCCCGTGATATCTTGGACTCGTCTTTTGGCCTTCTGAATGAAGCAAATTATCAGCGTACAAAGGACGACGATCGTCAAGATGGGGATGATTTTCACTACCACGCCATAAATCCACAGCAAAATAGTCGGATATTCGGGATGGGATTTTGTAAACTCCGTTGGTTCAAGAAAATAACTCGAAGCGTTTGTAACATTGTTCGAAATTTTCTGAACTTTGTAGAAAGGGTAGTTTGCAGACGATGCGAAGAATACAGAAACAGTGACGATTGCAATACTTATCTTTGCCCTTTTAATTGTGCATGCCTTGGACGCAAGTGTAGGTTTCACAATCTTAATGTATCTGAAAATCATCATTGTGATCGTCAACCACGTGGAAAGCATGTGGAATGCAATGAACAGATGGAAGCTAATCATCACAATATACATGCCTACTTCTGTGTAAGTTTCCTCGTCGTTTGGTGACATCACCATAAAGAAACAAATGACGTAGATTTGGAACATCAACAGACAGAGAGAATCTGCAATGGCCAGGGAGGAAAGTATGACGTAGGTGGGCTTCTGAGACTTCTTCAGATTCCAGACAATCAAACTTACAAGGTTACCCACAATTCCAGTCACACAAATAATGGTGCTGACATAACCATGGTAACGTCTGTAAACAAGTGTCGGATCAGCCATTCTATGGTGGAAAACGAGAAATACATAGCCAGATTAAATAGAATTCATTGTCATTGATTTTAGATTGTGCTGCATTGTTTGTTAGAAAACCAGTAAATGAAAGGTTCCTTACAGTAAAAATAACTATTAAATTGCTAACGAGCAATGCCTGATATTTTTATCCTAAAGTTCAGACAAATTTTTCTTACAATTCTGGTTACAGAAGTAATTTTAACAATGTGACAGTTCattaacaacaattttaaaagacGTGCTTAAAATATTGACCAAGGGATGAATATACCAAGTGCTATCGTCTTCTTAAAAAACCAAACGAGAAACAATGGATTCTTCAGTATAGCATTACAGTGAATCTCCTATAGCGCCAACACGTTCAGAATCCGATAAATCAAACCATTTTGGTATTCAGCGTGATTGAAAcaaataaacctttaaaaagTCGTGTAATATTGTGTATAATTCACAACCAATAACACTTTTCCAAAGAAGGTTTGAAACTGTTTAGATTAAAGACAGTCAGATCAACAAGaatgtatatacactgtacatgtatagttcCGACAAGCTATAGAATACAAAAATGAGCCAGTCGAGTAAGagtttttcttgatttattgttctatctacatttatttctttttcatttacaatgtaTGAATTGTGGAtgtagtaaattttaaaaaaaatacatgagaaAGAAAATGTACTATGAGTACAACGCGCATTTCTAGAAAGATTTGATAAACCTCGTATTTCCTGACGCTGTGCGACATGTGTACACGTGTGTTATCAATTgtacacattttcatttatatttgacaatttttgtatttctattggtgtttattgatgaaatttgtcaaaaaatttCATACGAATTAAAGAAATACGGTGCGCCTTTTTatcccaatgaaccccaatgataccccaatgaacccaaATGAtacccaatgaaccccaatgataccctaTGATACCTAATGATACCCCCTAAAAATATATCATTCTTAGAACAATTATTTCATCAgcagtttgttttaaaattaaatgtaaaaaggTTGTAAATAACATCTTTTGCAAAATACTAGACAACTATGAAAATCCTGTTGTGAAAGTGGTTTTAATAAGTTAATAACACCAAAACTTTTTCTGACTGTATTGTAAGACATGTACAATTTGACGGCGAACCTCTTTGGTTTTCAAAAATCTGTGAATAGTTTTTGGCGTTTTGGCGACTTTAGTTGATATTACATTGTAGTAAGTAATTATACTGATTCGGACCACGATCAATCACGACCTATAATTGGGTAACTTTACTGTTAAAACTGGGAGTGGCATTTTCTTTCTACGGCAATTGAACAATCATACTGATTTAGGCACTTTGGAATCATCTCGTGCACTGTGTAAATTGTTTCGTTCCAACTTCCGTAAGAGCCTCTACAGTAAATTAAGGTTGTATAAAACATACAGTGCAACAGCTTAAGGTTTGTCTCtgattcatgtattttggatCAAAACGAACttgctttattttatttacgATCTTACTGCAGAAGACGTCAACGAAAAAAATTGTAACGCCCAGATGGTTGGGTGTAATAAGATGACATAGCAACAGAATGACGATTCTTCATCGAGTTGTACTATATCGTTTgcaaaacatatataaataaatataaagcgtgaatatatataacaattcaAAATATGCTTCAGCATATGCGTTATAAAGATGCTCAATTTTGCtatctaaatcatgtttaaacCACATATATGTAAATAAGGCAAAATTAGGTGTAAAGCAAACGATTTCTCTTCATATTGCTCTGATCAATATAAACATACAAGTGATAAACTAAAAATCATGTAAATTAAAGTTCAGATACAATCTCCTTTACGGTGAATCTACAAAAGTTACGAAACAAATTATGGGAAAACTACGAAAAGTATCAATTCAACGGTCCTTCATTCAATTGTTAGAATATGATAGATGATTGAAATCTGTTTTCTTTATAGTTTAGTTTCAAATCAAAGTTAAATTGGGAAAGTGTACAAATGCAAAAATGCCCCCCTCCCGCCCCCTCCccgatgctacatgtacgtgccTACAAAGTACAAATTAATAGATAAGGTTAActgtatataatatacataaCATCTGAACCATAAGCGAGTAAACTGTCATTGAGTTTACATACATTGATTTTGTTACGGAATTTTTTAGCCTTTGTACATAGTTCAGtatgaaattaaattacatttttgcaattgtcttgTTCTCTTGgtatcaattaaaatttaaagaaaactcataaaaaagtatattacAACACTCAATTACAAACCAAGAGACGCTAATATATAGCATTAGCACATATAGAAATACCACCTGTAATATTTGTATCTTTGTAGAGGTTTGACAGATATAGAGGTCAAATAGACCAATAACACAGCggtattgatttaaataattgtAGTGTTAATTGATGTAACGTGTCAGATAACATGGAAGGAATCTCCGAGATATCCGAAGTGGAATGCATACATTTGACACTGACCTGAGCTGAATGCTAGACATCGTATAATTACTAGTAGTTGCCGAACCCAGATGCTAGAATAAAGTGGATTAATGAACAGGTATACAAATACTATAGAAATATAGAAATATCACATTTGTGTCATTaccataaataaataattctcACTTTTTTGTTATCGGCATTGGGTGTGAAGATATTGTAGTAAGTAACCCAAGTTTCATTCTCCAACCCTTGCTTTTAACTATTTAGTTAATGAACTTGTCATTATCTGAATGCATCATTTAAGTTCAAATTAGTTCAAAAAtggtgtataaatatatatgaatggactttattttctattatttttccAGGCAGTTAAATAAAGTTAAAGAAATTCTTCAATACGCAAACAAGCAGAACtacatt from Crassostrea angulata isolate pt1a10 chromosome 7, ASM2561291v2, whole genome shotgun sequence includes:
- the LOC128156385 gene encoding G-protein coupled receptor dmsr-1-like translates to MADPTLVYRRYHGYVSTIICVTGIVGNLVSLIVWNLKKSQKPTYVILSSLAIADSLCLLMFQIYVICFFMVMSPNDEETYTEVGMYIVMISFHLFIAFHMLSTWLTITMMIFRYIKIVKPTLASKACTIKRAKISIAIVTVSVFFASSANYPFYKVQKISNNVTNASSYFLEPTEFTKSHPEYPTILLWIYGVVVKIIPILTIVVLCTLIICFIQKAKRRVQDITGGVSSGDAYNQTTKMLTVIAFIYVFTELPIGIMSFISGFHGDDGHLFYFLLFSGVGDLLDLCTLINSSVNIFVYIYLSPDFRAILLDRMKCKINQ